The Pseudoxanthomonas suwonensis sequence GACGGCCGCGCAAGGAGCAGCAGGGAACGCGCCGCGAATCCCGCCAGTCGCCGGCGATGACCTCCGAGTACGGCCGCGCGCGGCAGGAGCCGTCGCTGGACCAGGCGCCGCCGGCCGACGGCGACGATGGCGACTACAGCGGCGAAGAGGTCAGCCAGCCGGAACTGGGCCTGGGCGCCGGGGCGGCGCCGGCGTCGAGCCACCTGGGCCGCCGCGAGAGCCAGGACTTCGACAAGATCGTCTCGCTCTACGTGGCCGCGCGCGCCGGCAGCGTGCTGCGCGGCGAGGACATCGTCGTCGCCGCCGAGAAGACCGGCATGGTCTTCGGCCACATGAACGTGTTCCACCGCCTGCTGGAAGGACACCCGGAGCGCGGCCCGGTGTTCAGCATGGCCAGCATCATCAAGCCCGGCAGCTTCGACATGGCCCACATCCGCGAGCTTGAGACCCCGGCGATCGCCTTCTTCCTGACCCTGCCGGCGCCGGTGCCGGCGCTGGATGCCTGGGAGAAGATGCTGCCGACCGTGCAGCGCCTGGCCGAACTGCTCGACGGCGTGGTCCTGGACGACAGCCGCAACGCCCTGGGCCGCCAGCGCATCGCCCACATCCGCGACGAACTGCGTGCCTACGACCGCCAGCACGAGGCGCCGCCTCTGACCAAGGCGCCACGCTGGTGAACGCGGCGGTGACGCGCCGGTGACGGTGCGCGGCATCAGCCACGCGACCTTCGTGGTCGCCGACCTGGAGCGCACGGCGCGGCTGCTGCGCGAAGGGCTGGGCGCGCGCGAGGTCTACGACAGCGCCGGCCGCGAGCATTCGCTCTCGCGCGAGAAGTTCTTCCTGCTCGGCGACCTGTGGCTGGTGGCGATGGAAGGCGGGCCGCAGGCCGAGCGTTCCTACCGGCACCTGGCCCTGGCCGTCGACGCATGCGACCTGCCGGGGTACCGGCAGCGGCTGCAGGCGCTGGGCGTGGAGGTCCTGCCGGGGCGCGGACGGATCGAC is a genomic window containing:
- the fosX gene encoding FosX/FosE/FosI family fosfomycin resistance hydrolase produces the protein MRGISHATFVVADLERTARLLREGLGAREVYDSAGREHSLSREKFFLLGDLWLVAMEGGPQAERSYRHLALAVDACDLPGYRQRLQALGVEVLPGRGRIDGEGESLYFRDHDNHLFELHAGTLERRLAAYAAADATVAPAAAT
- the zipA gene encoding cell division protein ZipA, encoding MSDKDLLRIGILIVGLLLLVAIWFFGRPRKEQQGTRRESRQSPAMTSEYGRARQEPSLDQAPPADGDDGDYSGEEVSQPELGLGAGAAPASSHLGRRESQDFDKIVSLYVAARAGSVLRGEDIVVAAEKTGMVFGHMNVFHRLLEGHPERGPVFSMASIIKPGSFDMAHIRELETPAIAFFLTLPAPVPALDAWEKMLPTVQRLAELLDGVVLDDSRNALGRQRIAHIRDELRAYDRQHEAPPLTKAPRW